The following coding sequences lie in one Moritella sp. F3 genomic window:
- a CDS encoding ABC transporter ATP-binding protein — MTIEFSDFSFKYASQDKATLKGINLRIEKGEKIVIIGPSGSGKSTLGQCLNGLIPHAIKGEMSGSLTINDTPVSGLRMQDYSESVGTVLQDTDSQFVGLSIGEDIAFALENDMISQAEMLPIVQKTAAMVDLDDLLDHSPYALSGGQKQRVSLAGILVDDTDILLFDEPLASLDPKTGKATIEIIDQLHQDTGKTVIIIEHRLEDVLHRHVDRVILMERGQIIADMSPNELIVSPLLQVHGIREPLYISALKAAKCPMTVADNPAYIDKMNLLQYQTSLTNWFNAQAPIVQQQTTETLLEINDLTYSYTGEKNALEDISFSINRGEFVSILGKNGSGKSTITKLIMGVIAPDAGQIKLNGEDIAKLSIFERAQKVGVVMQNPNHMISNHMIFDEIAFGLRNRGHDEAFVEEKVLHVLGLCGLMKYRHWPIEALSYGQKKRVTIASILALEPELLILDEPTAGQDHRNYTSMLSFIRTLNKTLGITVLIISHDMHLVLEYTTRSIVIAESKLIANAPVSQVFSDPVLLDRANLKITSLYTLANAIGINNTDGFMQQFIKSEVAPS; from the coding sequence ATGACCATCGAATTTTCTGACTTCTCTTTTAAATATGCTTCGCAGGATAAAGCGACTCTCAAAGGCATAAATCTAAGGATAGAGAAAGGAGAGAAAATTGTCATTATTGGTCCAAGTGGAAGTGGTAAGTCGACCCTTGGACAATGCTTAAACGGCCTGATCCCGCATGCTATCAAAGGCGAGATGTCTGGCAGCTTAACCATCAATGATACCCCCGTATCAGGGTTACGCATGCAAGACTATAGCGAATCGGTAGGTACGGTATTGCAAGATACCGACAGCCAATTCGTTGGTTTAAGTATTGGTGAAGATATTGCGTTTGCACTTGAGAATGACATGATTTCTCAAGCGGAAATGCTACCTATCGTGCAGAAAACTGCCGCGATGGTCGATCTTGATGATTTGCTCGATCACTCACCTTATGCATTATCTGGTGGTCAAAAACAGCGCGTATCACTAGCCGGTATTCTGGTTGACGATACCGACATTTTGTTATTTGATGAACCATTAGCTAGCCTAGATCCAAAAACAGGTAAGGCAACCATCGAGATTATCGATCAGTTGCATCAAGACACAGGCAAAACGGTTATCATTATCGAGCATCGTCTCGAAGATGTATTACATCGTCATGTCGACCGCGTGATCTTAATGGAGCGTGGCCAAATCATTGCCGACATGTCGCCTAATGAATTAATCGTATCCCCCTTACTACAAGTTCATGGTATCCGCGAACCACTCTATATCTCGGCATTAAAAGCGGCAAAATGCCCAATGACTGTTGCAGATAACCCCGCTTATATCGACAAAATGAATCTACTGCAATATCAAACGTCATTAACCAATTGGTTTAATGCACAAGCACCGATCGTTCAGCAACAAACAACAGAAACATTACTTGAGATTAATGATTTAACTTATTCTTACACTGGCGAAAAAAACGCGCTTGAAGATATTTCATTTAGTATTAATCGTGGTGAATTTGTTTCAATCTTAGGTAAAAATGGTTCGGGTAAATCAACCATCACTAAGCTGATCATGGGCGTTATCGCACCTGATGCTGGTCAAATCAAGCTTAATGGCGAAGATATTGCTAAGCTCTCTATCTTTGAGCGCGCTCAAAAGGTCGGCGTAGTGATGCAAAACCCAAATCACATGATCTCTAATCACATGATTTTTGATGAAATCGCGTTTGGTCTGCGTAACCGTGGCCACGACGAGGCATTTGTTGAAGAGAAAGTACTGCACGTATTGGGTCTATGCGGCCTAATGAAATATCGCCATTGGCCAATTGAAGCGCTTAGCTACGGTCAGAAAAAACGTGTCACGATTGCATCTATCTTAGCGTTAGAGCCTGAACTGCTTATTTTAGATGAGCCAACAGCTGGGCAAGATCATCGAAACTATACGTCAATGCTATCGTTCATTAGAACACTGAACAAAACGTTGGGTATTACAGTGCTGATTATCTCTCACGATATGCACCTCGTGTTAGAATACACCACGCGTTCAATTGTGATAGCAGAAAGTAAATTGATTGCCAATGCGCCCGTTTCGCAAGTGTTCAGCGACCCTGTACTACTTGATCGTGCGAATTTGAAAATAACCAGTCTGTATACACTCGCCAACGCGATTGGTATAAACAATACCGATGGTTTTATGCAGCAATTTATTAAATCTGAAGTGGCACCGTCATAA
- a CDS encoding ECF-type riboflavin transporter substrate-binding protein, producing MNLSAKTVVVIAIGAALYGIGGLPMFGIPVFANTTLKPAMAVLALFSVLFGPLVGFLVGFIGHWVTDLFSGWGVWLTWVLGSGIVGLIIGLFPKLTKGRLEKGEFSMKDMVLFVVLALVGNTVGYGISALLDTILYAEPFTKVMTQLTIIAAGNTVLIAVVGYILLTAFAKRKKQSRNLTEG from the coding sequence ATGAATCTTTCAGCTAAAACCGTTGTTGTGATTGCAATTGGTGCTGCTTTATATGGCATCGGCGGATTACCTATGTTTGGTATTCCAGTGTTTGCAAATACGACACTTAAGCCTGCGATGGCAGTGCTTGCACTCTTCTCGGTATTATTTGGTCCATTAGTTGGTTTCTTAGTAGGCTTTATCGGTCATTGGGTAACAGATTTATTCTCTGGCTGGGGTGTTTGGTTAACGTGGGTACTCGGCTCGGGTATCGTTGGTCTTATCATAGGTTTGTTCCCTAAACTGACAAAAGGTCGTTTAGAAAAAGGCGAATTCTCCATGAAAGACATGGTGCTCTTTGTTGTACTTGCCTTAGTCGGTAACACTGTAGGTTATGGTATATCAGCACTACTTGATACCATTCTTTACGCTGAACCCTTTACCAAAGTAATGACGCAATTAACCATCATTGCTGCAGGTAATACGGTATTAATCGCGGTTGTTGGCTACATCTTACTGACTGCATTTGCCAAACGTAAGAAACAAAGCCGCAATTTGACCGAGGGTTAA
- a CDS encoding diguanylate cyclase, with translation MKIIKSVSLILFVGITLLLFMLRPFGLLDRDAPIEINTKVVFSPDDLLADLPYGHDLLTALDFSRFDSEQALLKIDLLEKKGVFKDSPLYQAYYFMTMNNVMLRLGRIDDASTYATQLLLLAEQENLQWVKASALSELAIERTKRGDLDTALDYLNESVKIAKEINYEKILIKSYNSLGVISILSSEYGKAQDYFHKGLKLVETNSKHLYHSKIIGNLAVIYIYLEEWNKAIAYIDQSKEIYRQDKRLEPAIMTVLLTNESNVYYRLGDAVKARQAYVEANKTLEKDSSARLQAIVLNSLSNVLYLEQQYESAIAESERCLYLDGIQNLPLQRGLCYKSKAHSNMALGNYGAAIEDLNASVKENSKIAHTAYITSNHKLLSEAYEALGDNSEALKYFKLYYLGDKEVLFDQRQSELYLLEESFNAEASRNALTLLKTKNEIQDLELERQTLVTRVILGVTFCVLLALGYVLKKNLDIKSKNQLLQYSNSNLVELSTRDALTGLYNRRYFDQYIQRLKQGHSSTRDSSFTIAIMDLDHFKAVNDNYGHDVGDLVLIEVAKRFLLNLASSDLIIRWGGEEFICVIEEQGNIASLHKLEKVWSAIKDEPVSTPAGDINITLSIGVVTDISAADLMASHTKLLKRADERLYKAKHTGRNQIIAID, from the coding sequence ATGAAGATCATTAAATCTGTTAGTCTTATTTTATTCGTTGGTATTACCCTGCTTCTATTTATGCTACGTCCGTTTGGTCTACTTGATCGTGATGCGCCAATTGAAATAAATACCAAGGTGGTTTTTTCCCCTGATGATTTACTCGCCGATTTACCCTATGGCCATGATTTACTGACGGCACTCGACTTTTCTCGTTTTGATAGCGAGCAAGCATTATTGAAAATAGACCTTCTTGAGAAAAAGGGCGTGTTTAAAGATAGCCCTTTGTACCAAGCTTATTATTTTATGACTATGAATAACGTCATGTTACGTTTAGGTCGTATTGATGATGCGTCTACTTATGCGACCCAATTACTTCTCCTCGCTGAACAAGAAAATTTGCAATGGGTAAAAGCGAGCGCCTTATCTGAATTGGCAATAGAGCGAACCAAACGTGGTGATCTCGATACCGCGCTCGATTATTTAAATGAATCAGTAAAGATTGCAAAAGAGATTAATTACGAAAAAATCTTAATCAAATCTTATAATTCATTGGGAGTGATTAGTATTCTTTCGAGCGAGTATGGCAAAGCGCAGGACTATTTCCATAAAGGCTTAAAGCTAGTCGAGACAAACTCAAAGCATTTATATCATAGTAAAATCATCGGTAACTTAGCGGTTATTTACATTTACTTAGAAGAGTGGAACAAGGCCATTGCGTATATTGATCAGTCAAAGGAAATATATCGCCAAGATAAACGTCTAGAACCTGCGATTATGACGGTCTTGTTAACGAATGAATCTAATGTCTATTACCGTTTAGGTGATGCCGTAAAAGCGCGTCAGGCTTATGTTGAGGCCAATAAAACACTAGAAAAAGATTCAAGTGCAAGGTTGCAGGCCATCGTGTTGAACAGTTTATCGAATGTGCTCTATTTAGAACAACAATATGAGTCTGCAATAGCGGAGTCCGAGCGTTGCCTTTATTTAGATGGAATACAAAATTTACCGTTGCAACGCGGCCTTTGTTATAAAAGTAAAGCACACAGCAATATGGCATTGGGTAACTATGGTGCAGCCATTGAAGATCTAAATGCCTCGGTTAAAGAGAATAGCAAAATAGCCCACACTGCTTATATTACGAGTAACCATAAGTTGTTATCCGAAGCATATGAAGCATTAGGCGATAATAGTGAAGCATTGAAGTATTTTAAGCTGTATTACTTAGGGGACAAGGAAGTGCTGTTTGATCAGCGTCAAAGTGAACTATATCTGCTTGAAGAATCGTTTAATGCAGAAGCATCTCGTAATGCACTTACGTTGTTAAAAACCAAGAATGAAATACAAGATCTTGAGTTAGAGCGGCAAACGCTTGTGACTCGGGTTATTTTGGGGGTGACATTTTGTGTCTTGCTAGCCCTTGGCTATGTACTTAAAAAGAACCTCGACATTAAGAGTAAAAACCAATTATTGCAATATTCAAATAGCAACTTAGTCGAGCTATCAACACGGGATGCGTTAACAGGGTTGTATAATCGCCGTTATTTTGATCAGTACATACAGCGTTTAAAGCAAGGTCATTCCAGTACTCGAGATTCAAGTTTTACCATCGCAATTATGGATCTCGATCATTTCAAAGCGGTAAACGATAATTATGGTCATGATGTTGGCGATCTCGTTTTAATTGAAGTTGCCAAACGTTTTCTTTTGAATTTAGCGTCATCAGATTTAATCATTCGTTGGGGTGGGGAAGAGTTTATCTGTGTTATTGAAGAGCAAGGCAATATAGCAAGTTTACATAAATTAGAAAAAGTGTGGTCGGCAATAAAAGACGAACCTGTATCGACACCAGCAGGTGACATTAACATCACATTATCCATCGGTGTTGTCACTGATATTTCGGCTGCAGACTTGATGGCTAGCCATACTAAGCTACTTAAACGCGCAGACGAACGATTATACAAAGCCAAGCACACTGGGCGTAATCAAATTATCGCCATCGATTAA
- a CDS encoding wax ester/triacylglycerol synthase family O-acyltransferase: MEALTLVDMGFLYTETVTSPKHVAGLQIFSTPENYQGNFSRDLFDNLMSQQDVKKPFNQKLKKQITGQYFWQKDDNIDLSYHVRFAMLPQPGNDNQLLSFVEHQHETLLDRNRPLWEMILIDGLADNKFAIYVKVHHAFTDGAKANQLLMAYLSKNAESPMTAFWSVDRPQKERVAKSALTLLTDTTKLVSGHVKSIPSLTKLTTKLLFQATNMYKADMPTPFMAPKTPFSVSPKRARRAAMTSLPLARVKTLGRVTGATINDVVVTVCDMAIHNYLETRNVVLKKPLVAQMPMSLREASDTESNNQVAISLVELAYAGERPLARLMTVKESCQKLKSETKLLTKEALTSYTLASQGLAAASELLNLDTILPPMGNVLISNVPGPSKALYMMGAKMDKCYPISVLPPGMSLNITLYSYNGSIHVGLVACRSALPDLTELADYIDDAFSALENEVLDCAIESVADHIQLLSSQSSQNIKQESIDVIANMTKITTKNRDRSNVDHEDSRLCETA, translated from the coding sequence ATGGAAGCACTCACGTTAGTTGATATGGGTTTTTTATACACAGAAACAGTAACAAGCCCAAAACATGTCGCAGGATTACAAATATTCTCAACACCAGAAAACTATCAAGGTAACTTTAGTCGAGACCTATTTGATAATTTAATGTCACAGCAGGATGTTAAAAAACCATTCAACCAAAAACTCAAGAAACAAATAACAGGTCAATACTTCTGGCAAAAAGATGACAATATTGATTTGTCATACCATGTACGTTTTGCCATGCTGCCACAGCCAGGTAATGACAATCAATTGCTGAGCTTTGTTGAACACCAACATGAAACCTTACTTGATCGTAACCGCCCGTTATGGGAAATGATCCTGATTGATGGTCTAGCTGACAACAAATTTGCCATCTACGTTAAAGTGCACCATGCATTTACAGATGGCGCAAAAGCCAATCAATTATTAATGGCTTATCTCAGCAAAAATGCCGAATCACCAATGACAGCATTTTGGTCTGTTGATCGCCCGCAAAAAGAACGCGTAGCGAAAAGCGCATTAACACTACTCACTGATACAACGAAACTGGTCTCTGGTCACGTTAAGTCCATTCCATCATTAACTAAGTTAACAACCAAATTGCTGTTCCAAGCAACGAACATGTATAAAGCCGATATGCCGACCCCATTTATGGCACCAAAAACACCGTTTTCAGTCAGCCCAAAGCGCGCACGCCGAGCAGCAATGACATCACTGCCACTAGCCCGAGTGAAAACATTAGGCCGTGTTACTGGTGCAACGATTAACGATGTGGTCGTCACAGTTTGTGATATGGCGATCCATAATTACCTAGAAACACGTAACGTCGTGCTTAAAAAACCACTTGTAGCGCAAATGCCTATGAGTTTACGTGAGGCATCAGACACGGAATCAAACAACCAAGTTGCTATTAGTTTAGTTGAATTAGCCTACGCAGGTGAGCGTCCACTAGCACGGTTAATGACGGTTAAAGAGTCATGTCAAAAACTAAAAAGTGAAACGAAGCTATTAACGAAGGAAGCGCTAACCAGTTATACATTAGCAAGCCAAGGTTTAGCCGCTGCCAGTGAATTACTTAACCTAGATACCATCTTGCCACCAATGGGCAATGTATTAATCTCTAACGTGCCAGGGCCAAGTAAAGCCTTATACATGATGGGCGCAAAAATGGACAAGTGCTACCCAATATCAGTATTACCACCGGGCATGTCTTTAAACATTACCTTGTACAGCTACAACGGTTCAATTCATGTGGGTCTTGTCGCTTGTCGTTCTGCATTACCTGATTTAACCGAGCTAGCAGATTACATTGATGACGCTTTCTCTGCACTTGAAAATGAAGTATTAGATTGTGCAATCGAAAGTGTAGCGGATCATATTCAGTTGTTATCATCACAAAGCAGCCAGAATATAAAACAGGAAAGCATTGATGTCATTGCTAATATGACTAAAATAACGACGAAAAACAGAGATCGATCGAACGTTGACCATGAAGACTCACGATTATGTGAAACAGCTTAG
- a CDS encoding energy-coupling factor transporter transmembrane protein EcfT — MQNNTHRESTLNKSNMNKNTVNNDIKKKHKSSINKTKKIDFGINYVNTNSALHQLNGVTKFVLFLAWVTVVLTTFDLRLILALIITGCTLLKLTKVPFSVYKPLLIATASVLSINALFMFLLAPQQGVEYIGSSTVLLPLWGDYSLTQETLYYLLTVTLKYFSMFPIALVFVFTTHPTEFAASLNRLGVPYKIAYAVSLTLRYLPDVKNDFVNIMHAQQARGVDLSKNVSVLSRIKNVAKILGPLIFSSLDRADEISNAMTLRGFGHNKIRTWYSLKAMTKQDYTVMVLIGLVVTFAIIKRVMATELFWYPF; from the coding sequence ATGCAGAACAACACTCATCGCGAAAGCACACTCAATAAAAGCAATATGAATAAAAATACGGTTAACAACGATATTAAGAAAAAGCATAAAAGTAGTATCAATAAAACCAAGAAAATTGACTTTGGTATTAACTATGTCAATACCAATTCAGCCTTACATCAGCTTAATGGCGTCACTAAATTTGTGTTGTTTTTAGCTTGGGTAACTGTGGTTTTAACGACCTTTGATTTACGCCTTATACTCGCACTTATTATTACCGGCTGTACGTTACTTAAATTAACCAAAGTACCGTTTTCAGTTTATAAACCGCTATTAATTGCCACTGCTAGTGTACTTAGCATTAACGCCTTATTCATGTTCTTGTTAGCACCACAGCAAGGCGTAGAATACATAGGCTCAAGCACAGTCTTATTACCGTTATGGGGCGATTACTCCCTTACACAAGAAACGTTATATTACTTACTGACGGTCACTCTGAAATACTTCAGTATGTTCCCGATTGCATTAGTTTTTGTGTTTACCACGCATCCGACTGAGTTTGCAGCAAGTCTAAATCGTCTTGGTGTACCGTATAAAATTGCCTATGCGGTTAGCTTAACATTACGTTATTTACCTGATGTAAAAAATGATTTCGTCAACATCATGCATGCACAACAAGCGCGTGGCGTCGATTTATCTAAAAATGTCTCGGTATTATCACGTATTAAAAATGTCGCTAAAATATTAGGCCCATTGATTTTCTCAAGCCTAGATCGCGCCGATGAGATCTCAAATGCAATGACGCTACGTGGTTTTGGCCATAACAAAATACGTACTTGGTACAGCTTAAAAGCAATGACGAAACAGGACTACACCGTAATGGTGTTAATCGGTTTAGTGGTGACATTCGCGATAATCAAACGTGTCATGGCAACCGAATTATTCTGGTATCCATTCTAA
- a CDS encoding 4'-phosphopantetheinyl transferase superfamily protein encodes MMRSGVNDKLILASNEIHLWSVAPHKIQQPELLQAYSQLLSPAETTKQQRFRFEKDRHSALITRAFIRDLLSHYADVRPADWQFAKGEKNKPEIVNPPLPLRFNISHTDNLIICAVMLHDDIGCDVENTQRSSDVLSIAKYSFSDIEVDDLLAQPIAQQASRFFDYWTLKESYIKAWGLGLSIPLKDFSFTLPGFHQPEHLHCIDDITLSFAAHRVDDANIWRNWLFYPNTIHRVAMSVRATSNNQHTEYKMRFFNTTPLVNITETVTFKPDTK; translated from the coding sequence ATGATGCGCAGCGGAGTTAACGACAAGCTAATCTTAGCTAGCAATGAAATCCATTTATGGTCAGTTGCTCCGCACAAGATCCAACAGCCTGAATTATTACAGGCTTATAGCCAACTATTATCACCTGCAGAAACAACAAAACAACAACGCTTTAGGTTTGAAAAAGATCGCCATAGTGCATTAATCACGCGTGCTTTCATCCGTGATTTATTATCTCACTATGCTGATGTTAGACCCGCTGATTGGCAGTTTGCAAAAGGTGAAAAGAATAAACCAGAGATTGTTAATCCCCCACTTCCGCTGCGCTTTAATATTAGCCATACCGATAATTTAATCATTTGTGCCGTCATGTTACATGATGATATTGGTTGCGATGTCGAAAATACCCAGCGTAGCAGCGATGTCTTGAGCATTGCTAAATATTCGTTCTCGGATATTGAGGTTGATGATTTACTTGCTCAACCCATCGCACAACAAGCAAGCCGATTTTTTGATTACTGGACGTTAAAAGAGTCCTACATCAAAGCGTGGGGGTTAGGTCTATCAATCCCGTTGAAAGATTTCAGTTTCACCCTACCTGGCTTCCACCAGCCAGAACACCTGCACTGCATTGATGACATAACATTAAGCTTTGCTGCTCACCGTGTTGATGATGCCAATATTTGGCGTAATTGGTTGTTCTACCCCAATACCATCCATCGCGTGGCAATGTCTGTACGTGCAACAAGTAATAATCAGCATACTGAATATAAAATGCGCTTTTTTAATACAACGCCGCTGGTTAATATCACTGAAACAGTTACTTTTAAACCTGACACCAAATAG
- a CDS encoding TIGR02647 family protein, which yields MNNYSDTLFEEMKLLAKFPTKSHLEGIKVHNEAGPSTVSAAKSLFDKGLITRDDGGYLTDSGIEIADHLHRVLAPLS from the coding sequence ATGAATAACTATTCTGATACACTGTTTGAAGAAATGAAATTACTGGCTAAATTCCCAACAAAATCTCACTTAGAAGGCATTAAGGTTCATAATGAAGCCGGCCCTTCAACCGTTAGTGCTGCAAAATCTCTTTTTGATAAAGGTCTTATTACACGAGACGATGGCGGTTATTTAACTGATAGCGGTATTGAAATTGCAGACCACTTACATCGCGTTTTAGCACCATTAAGCTAA
- a CDS encoding GDSL-type esterase/lipase family protein, with protein sequence MASIICFGDSITRGESDAVYGGWADRIKTRLIKQFLETDQDRVSVFNMGISGETTDGLMQRFQPECVTRLSDNNNTVLFGYGANDLACQEGKHLVVIGSYINNLSHCIEFALEKGAAVVLINITPIAAHLDGIPNVNKRIRNDATIRHYNQALLDLSVKYDVALIDVYTPFNVDKEAYLTADGLHPNSAGHELLYDVISASLLA encoded by the coding sequence ATGGCGAGCATAATTTGTTTTGGTGATAGTATTACACGCGGTGAAAGTGACGCTGTCTATGGTGGCTGGGCAGACCGTATTAAAACTCGTCTAATTAAACAGTTTTTGGAAACAGATCAAGACAGAGTGAGTGTATTTAATATGGGCATTAGCGGCGAAACCACCGATGGCCTAATGCAACGTTTTCAGCCTGAATGTGTTACTCGACTAAGTGATAATAACAATACCGTATTATTTGGCTATGGTGCCAACGACCTTGCCTGTCAAGAGGGTAAGCATCTTGTCGTTATCGGGTCTTACATTAATAATTTAAGCCATTGCATTGAGTTTGCGCTTGAAAAAGGAGCTGCAGTGGTATTAATTAATATAACGCCAATCGCTGCTCACCTAGATGGTATCCCCAATGTAAACAAGCGTATTCGTAATGACGCCACGATCCGTCATTATAACCAAGCCTTATTAGACTTGTCTGTGAAGTACGATGTGGCGCTAATTGATGTTTACACACCATTTAACGTTGATAAAGAAGCGTATTTAACGGCAGATGGTTTACACCCAAATAGTGCCGGCCATGAGTTACTGTATGACGTAATAAGTGCATCATTATTAGCATAA
- a CDS encoding oxidoreductase — translation MNLKPIKTAIIGYGFSAKTFHIPFISHLAEFELTAISSSQGEAVTADFPDVEHYLTAGSLLQQSDAELVIITAPNDVHFSLAKAALEQNKHVIIEKPFVINVEDGEALIALATEKGLVLSVYNNRRWDGDFLTVKKLITDGRLGEVKCFESHFDRFRPEVRQRWREQSATGGGILFDLGPHLLDQALQLFGLPHAITAQCLIMREGSTNIDYFNLVLHYPDHIATLHCDLFSAGPNKRFSVKGNKASYEKYGLDPQEDCLKAGVVPVDASWADETPEQYGHLYTLDTVETVQTERGGYQHYFQAMAAAINSDGQTPVNAEDALWSIKLIELAMESSRLGQTLTVQR, via the coding sequence ATGAATTTAAAACCAATAAAAACGGCCATCATAGGCTATGGATTTTCTGCAAAAACATTTCATATTCCTTTCATTAGTCATTTAGCTGAATTTGAGCTAACTGCAATCAGTAGTAGCCAAGGTGAAGCTGTTACAGCAGACTTCCCTGATGTAGAACACTACTTAACAGCAGGTTCGTTATTACAACAGTCAGATGCGGAGCTCGTCATTATTACAGCTCCTAACGACGTGCATTTCTCATTAGCTAAAGCGGCGTTGGAACAGAATAAACACGTTATTATCGAAAAACCATTTGTTATCAATGTTGAAGATGGTGAAGCGCTGATTGCATTAGCTACTGAAAAAGGGCTTGTTTTAAGTGTCTATAATAACCGTCGTTGGGATGGGGACTTTCTTACCGTTAAAAAGCTCATTACAGACGGCCGTTTAGGCGAGGTGAAATGTTTTGAATCCCATTTCGATCGCTTTAGACCGGAAGTACGTCAGCGCTGGCGTGAACAATCAGCGACAGGTGGCGGCATATTATTTGATTTGGGACCACATCTACTCGATCAAGCCTTACAACTGTTTGGTTTACCCCATGCGATCACTGCGCAATGCTTAATAATGAGGGAAGGCTCTACAAATATCGATTACTTTAACCTTGTATTACATTACCCTGACCACATTGCCACGTTACATTGTGATCTGTTCAGTGCTGGACCCAATAAGCGTTTTAGCGTGAAAGGTAATAAAGCGAGTTATGAGAAATACGGCTTAGACCCACAGGAAGATTGTTTAAAAGCAGGCGTTGTGCCAGTGGATGCAAGCTGGGCTGATGAAACTCCTGAGCAATATGGCCATTTATATACTTTGGATACAGTTGAAACAGTTCAGACTGAGCGCGGTGGTTATCAGCATTACTTTCAAGCGATGGCTGCGGCTATAAATAGTGACGGTCAAACGCCAGTGAATGCTGAAGATGCGCTGTGGAGTATTAAGCTGATTGAACTCGCTATGGAAAGCAGTCGCTTAGGTCAAACTTTAACTGTGCAGAGATAG